The DNA sequence AAATATCTTagtatacattttatttttctttttatagtaAAGAGATTTATATTACCatgacttgaatttgaatttgattaattatatatgattatgctttataatattttttcaataatttaaagactaataataatgataatgtaaACCAACATAAATATAAgctatattaaaaaacaaagaaattaataaaaacaaattaataaaatataagcaaaatagagtagaaataaaataaaaaattatttggtttGAATGAAATGAGATGAgagattttttaagaaaatgtgaAAGTTAAAATGTTGTTCATATTATTCTTGTTTATCAAAGGATTTAGTTTAATTGGTCGAGTGTGAAttataataaatcatttaatattgtcTTTCAttcttatgattaaaaaaaatattatacttgtTCCAACATATCATTGTTAGAAGATATGATAATATTTTCTGATTTTATATAGTTGTTATATGTATtagatttatctttaattatatctTTAGCTATTAGGCTTATCTTCAgttttataattgttatatCTATTAGATTTATGTTTAGCCATATCTTTAGCTTATATATCTTTAGTTTGTAATCTTGTATATAAGCGAATGGTGCTTAATGAATTATTCAAGGAAATAATTTCTTTCATGGTATCAGATTGCTTAGGAAAAGATTTTTGAACCTTCCTCAGCCTTCCGCACACAGGCCCTAGCGCTGTtcaacccctttcttcttcttctcccctTCTTCTCCATCACCATGTCTGACTCAAAATCTATCTTTCACCCTGGTCTTGTTGTATCCAACATCAAGAATCATGTCCCAATCATTCTTGAGATGGAAAATGTCCAATACGCGACATGGGCtaaacttttcaaaattcgcGCACGATCCCATAGGGTAATTGATCATATAATTCCTCCGCAAGATGGCAAGCAGAAGGCACCACCAACGGAGGAGGAGACAGAACTCTGGTTGACACTAGACGCCATCGTTCTACAATGGATTTATGCCACCATTTCTCATAATCTTTTACATACTATTCTTGAACCCGACACCACGGCAATGGAGGCTTGGAATAGGTTGTGTGATATATTCCAAGATAACAAACACTCTCGTGTCGTTACACTTGAATATGATTTCACCCACACAACCATGGAGGCCTTTTCAAGTGTCTCTGCTTACTGTCAACATCTCAAGTCATTGTCGGATCAACTCAAGAACGTTGGCTTTCCGATCGATAACAGTAGGTTGGTTCTACAATTGGTGTCCGGTCTCACTGAACCCTACAAGGGAGTAGCCATACTCATCGGTCAAAGTGATCCCTTGCCTCAGTTTTATCAAGCACAATCGATGCTTGTTCTCGAAGAATCCGGCCTCAAGAAGGCGGCTTAGACCTCGTCCTCCGCCATGGTGGCTCGTGACTCGGATGAATCTTAAGAGATGTTTGATCATTCATCAGCACGCCACACAAATAATGGTGGAAAATGGTATTCAAACCGTGGCAATTCTAGAAAGAATCGCAACAAAATTTGTGGTCGTGATAACTCAAGTGCTGGCAAGGGAGGCTCGGGTGGCGGGGGTAAAGGTGGCGGTGGCAACAATCGTGGGGGTGGACAGCAGCAGCCCCAGAACAACCCTTGGCCTGCAGGTCAGCAATGGCCTTGGCCATGGATGCAGTGGGTCGTTCCTCCTTGTCCGTACCCAGCTGCTCAATGGGCCAGGCCCAATTATCAGAAACCTCCGTGCCAACAGCCCGGTATTCTTGGGTCCAGACCTCAGCAGGCATACGCAGCCACAGCTCCTACTCCAACAGACATCGAGGCTGCAATGCACACCCTCGGTATTACTTCTCCGGATCCGAATTGGTATATGGACACCGGTGCCACCTCTCATATGACATCCACCTCAGGTAATCTCACGTCTTATTTTAATAAGAGCAATCATCGTGGTATCACTGTTGGTAATGGTCAATCAATTCCTATTTGTGGTTATGGTCAAACTAACTTGCCTTCCCCACATCCTCCTTTAGCCTTGAAAAATATCCTTCATGCTCCTAAACTAATCAAAAACTTAGTGTCGGTTAGAAAATTTACCACTGATAACTCTGTGACTGTTGAATTTGATCCCTTTGGGTTTTCTGTGAAGGATTTTCAAACAGGGATGCCTCTAATGAGGTGTGAGAGTCGGGGCACACTTTATCCTATCATTGAGTCCACCACTCCAGCGACTTCTTCCTCTACTTTTGCTGCCTTAGCTCCTTTTCTTTGGCATGAGCGGTTGGGACACCCGGGAGTATCTATCTTGCATTCTCTTAGgaagaataaatttattgaatgtaATCAAATTAGAGATTCTCGTATTTGTCATTCATGTTCTCTTGGAAAACATATTAAGTTACCTTTTGTTTTGTCACATTCTCATACTCTTATACCATTTGATATTGTTCACACTGATCTTTGGACATCAACTGTTTTGAGTTCCTCAGGGCACCGATATTATATCTTCTTGTTAGATTATTATTCTAAATTTTTGTGGAATTTTCCTTTGTCAAACAAATCATATGCTTATTCCACATTCATAAATTTTAGAACTTTCATCCGAACTTAATTCGAACGAGAAGTAAAGAATATACAATGTGATAACGGTAAAGAGTTTGATAATAAGCCTTTTGGggatttttttaaagtgaatGGTATTTCTTTCCGATTGCCTTATCCTTATACTTCTCCTCAAAATGGGAAAGCCGAAAGGACAATTCGTACAACTAACAATATTGTTCGTACTTCACTTGCCCATGCGTCATTATCTCCTTCCTTTTGGCATCATGCCTTGCAAATGGCAACTTACCTTCTCAATATTCTTCCTCATAAGTTATTAAACTATAAATCTCCTCTTAGGGTTCTTTATCATAAGGATCCGACCTATTCTCATCTTCGGGTTTTTGGGTGTTTATGTTATCCTCTATTTCCTTCCACTACCATAAATAAACTTCAACCTCGCTCTACTCCATGTGTTTTTTTGGATATCCGTCAAATCACTGTGGTTATAAATGCTATGACTTATCTTCagggaaaataattataagtcgTCATGTCATTTTTGATGAGACACAATTTCCATTTGCTAAATTACATACTCCTCATATTCAGACTTATGATTTCTTAGATGATGGCCCAAACCCATACGTGGTCCACCATTTAGTGTCTCAATCCACTACTCCTGGTCTAGTTCCATCCGGGCCCAACTCCCCTAATATTGGGAAATACCCAAGTTTCACATTGGCTAGAGATAGTctcaagatatattttataaggtgagggcaaccctcaccctatgagctagcttttggggttgagtttaGACCTTAACTCACACATATCCTAGATCCATCCAAAGGACCACCCATCATTTGCTGTTCACGCACCAAGCCCAATAAGTGCTGGGCGTGAAGGGGGTGTATTGTGAAATACCCAAGTCTCACATTGGCTAGAGACAGTTTCAAGATAGAGTTTATAAGGTGAGGTCAACCCTCACCttatgagctagcttttggggttgagttaggtctCTCACATTAcgcattctaagatggtataaCAATACAACCATATTAGAATTTATAAGTGAGAGGCAACCCTCACcccttgagctagcttttggggttgagttaggcctctCACATTATACACTCTAAGATGGTATCAGAGTAGGTTCTGATCACGCTTCTGCTAGCCCTCGCTTGTGGTGACAAACATCCACCATTTGTTGTTCACGCATCAAGCCCAAGAAGTGTTTGGTGTGAGGGGGTGTGTTGGAAATAATCCAAGTCCCACATCAGCTAACAATACAGCTATATTAGACTTTATAAGTGAGGGACAATCCTCACCCCTtaagctagcttttggggttaaGTTAAGCCTCTCACATTATACACTCtaataaaattagaatacattattatatattctaacaatcatcaataataatcgattaaaagttatatataattgataaaattgataaatttaatcaatcatataactcaaataatgatttttatctGAATTTCAAGTcaatgttaaaaaaacaaatttgggctcaagtgcaaaaaaaaagggacaaacACCAAAAGGTGGtcttttttcaaatttactaaatgggatgaaatttaaattaatactccAAAAAGTATAAGTCATAGGATAATCTATGACTTCTTCTGAATTGAAAGTCATAATCTatgttataactttttttttcattgaaatcgtaaaaaattttataatttttatttttattttattttaaacactaTTTTAAAGtcgtaagaatttttttttgtatttttttttaacacgaCTTTCATGtcctaacaaatttttttattgaagttgtaaattattttacgaCTTCAActtttttgcatattttttaaaaatcgtaaataatttttattttaattatttaatgaattaatgtatgttttctttttttacttttatttaatattttctatatattttttggtattgttttatttaatatattttttatatttttaatgatgttaaggattattatttgttttctaaattaaaaaaaataatacaaaagtcttaaatttaattaaaaatattaaaatgtacaacatatttctttaacaaaaatattaaaatattttgtcactaatatataacatataatttatcaaataatattaaaatatactacTTCTATAATTACTCATAATATTATTCACTTAGTGAAAATAAATCATGACATCCAAATCAAAACCTTAATGGTaggtatgttatttttttaaaaaaattaatattgtttgataaattataagttaatattatttatcagtaacaaaaaaatttaatatttttgttaaataaatatgtagtacattttcatgtttttatttaaatttaagttttttgtattattttttaatttacaaaactaataataatccataacatttgtaaaaaaaatataaaatatgaaatatagaaaatattaaataaaaataaaaaaaacatatattaattcattaaataattaaattcaaaaattatttctaacttcaataaaaaaattctttacgACTTTAAATTCgtctgaaaaaaaatacaaaagaaaaaaaattattataactttaaagtcataagagtaaaaaaaatataatttttttttgtaattttaaaatcatgtttaaaaaaaataaagttacaaaattttttaggactttaatgaaaaaaaataataacacattttaggaattcaaaagtcataagtTATCCTACCATTTATCAAATTTggagtattaatttaaattttatactcatttattaaatttg is a window from the Glycine max cultivar Williams 82 chromosome 2, Glycine_max_v4.0, whole genome shotgun sequence genome containing:
- the LOC100783083 gene encoding uncharacterized protein — translated: MSDSKSIFHPGLVVSNIKNHVPIILEMENVQYATWAKLFKIRARSHRVIDHIIPPQDGKQKAPPTEEETELWLTLDAIVLQWIYATISHNLLHTILEPDTTAMEAWNRLCDIFQDNKHSRVVTLEYDFTHTTMEAFSSVSAYCQHLKSLSDQLKNVGFPIDNSRLVLQLVSGLTEPYKGVAILIGQSDPLPQFYQAQSMLVLEESGLKKAA